The Nostoc sp. PCC 7524 nucleotide sequence CTTAGAGTGTGATGAGGTGCGCTGGGTAACTCTAGATGAACTAGAACAGTTTGCTTTTCCCGAAGCAAATACCGAGATTATCGTTGCTTTGAAGGGGAGTAGGGAGTGAGGGGAGATGAGGGAGTGAGGGGAGATGAGGAAGTGAGGGAAGCAGAGGAGCAGGGGGGACAATCCAATGCCCAATCCCCAATCCCCAGTCCCCAGTCCCCTATTCCCGTAACAATGTATTAACCGTATTCGGTTAAGTCCGTTAATTTTTTACAATGTTTGCATAGACTGTGATCAAGGGTGTAAGCAAGCTAATGCCTAAAACCGTTGCCGATATAATGAGTCCTGAGCCAATTGTTGTCCGGCCAGACACTCCTCTGCAAGAAGCTATTCAAATTCTGGCAGAACGACGTATTAGTGGACTACCAGTTGTAGATGATGTCGGTAAGTTGCTGGGCATCATCTCAGAAACTGATTTGATGTGGCAAGAAACGGGTGTAACCCCACCGGCTTACATTATGTTTCTGGATAGCGTCATCTATTTAAAGAATCCTGCGGTTTATGAACGCGATTTACACAAGGCTTTAGGACAAATCGTTGGTGAAGTGATGAGCAAAAATCCTGTGACTATCACTCCCGACAAGACTGTAAAACAAGCAGCGCAACTAATGCACGATCGCAATGTTCACCGTTTACCTGTACTCGATAGCATAGGTAAAGTCGTCGGTATTCTTACCCGTGGTGATATCATCCGGGCGATGGCTGCTAGTCAAGATTAATTATTAGTCATTAGTCATTAGTCATTAGTCACAAGAAAAAATGCTTATTTAATCAGCCTGTTAACTATTGGACTATTGCCTCTTGCCTCTTGCCTCTTGCCTTTTTGCAACTTTCAGAAAATAGGGTAATTAAATGAGTATAACTCCTGAGTCCGTAAGACAATCGCTCAGTTCTGAAGATTTGGGCGATCGCTTGCGTGCTGTGAATCAAATCCGTGACTTAGAACCAGCAATTGCTTTTGAATTAGTTCAAGTTGCTATGGTTGATAGCAATTCCCGTGTGCGGTACTCAGCAGTGAGTCAATTCGATACACTCGGCACTCAGGATTTAAATTTATCTTTAGAGTTATTGCGTGGTTTATTAAATGATCCGGAGGCTGATGTACAAGCAGCCGCCGCAGATTGTTTGGGGGCGTTAAAATTACACGCTGCTTTTGAAGATTTGCAGCAGCTTTACAACACAACCTCTGAGTGGCTAGTGCAGTTCAGTATTATTGCCACCCTGGGAGAATTAGGAGATCCGCGATCATTTGAATTACTTACACAAGCACTTGCCTCTAATGTGGAATTAGTGCAAACTGCGGCGATTAGTTCTTTTGGTGAGTTGGGAGATGTTAACGCAGTACCTCTGTTAGCACCCTATGCTACCAACCCCGATTGGCAGATCCGTTATCGAGTTGCACAAGCTTTAGGACGTTTGGGTGGTGCAGAAGCTAAATCTATTTTAGAGACTTTGGCAGATGATGAAGTAGAAGCGATCGCCACTGAAGCCAAAAAATCTTTGCAATCAGTTTAAGTATGAATTTTTGGAGACTGTTCCATCAGAAACAAAGGTTGCAGCCTGATTGCAAATTAGAGAGAATGCTATATCATAAGCAAAAAAATAGATACGGCTAGAAGGTTTGTTTGCAGTTCAGCCGTACCTATTCTTAAGTTATTGTTACTTTCAGCAACTGAAAGTAACTTTTTTTATTTTCCAAAGGCTTACTGAGCCACTTTTTTACGACGATTAGCTGCAAACATCGCTGCACCAACTACGCCTAAACCAAGCATGGTAGCTGGTTCGGGAACGGTAGCAAGGTAAACACCAGAGTAAGTCACCCCAGGAAGTAAGTTACTAGCAATCGCTGCTTCAACAGCAGGTTTGCTACCAATAGCTTGTAAAGTTAACAAACCTTCACCTCCAGATAAATCTCCAGTTGAACTGGTGAAGAATCCTCGGACAGTAACATCAATAGGAGAAAGAGTTGACGTAGGAGTTCCACCCACTACGTAAGATGCAGAAGTCACGGTGAAGGTATTTCCGCCTCCTAAGTCAACAAATGGATTGGTAGCTGTGTCGGCAAGAAAGCTGATAATATTACCGACTGTACCAGATGTAAAAGTAGTAAAACTACCACTGCTAGCTGCAGGGTTAATTGTAAAGGTATTGGGGGCTAAAAAGTTGAGACTATCTCCGTTGTTGGCGAATGATGCCAAGCCATCACCTATCAAGAAAAAACTACCTTTGAGTGCAGCAGCTTGAGCAGAATCAGCAGAGGTGAACACGCCAGCAGCAGCTACGGGTAAAGCAGCTAAAGTTGCAACTGCTGCTTTCAAAAATTGGGGTTTAGAAGCGATCATCATAGACTCCTATCAAATGACTGGGAAATTAGGTTGTGTTTTTTAGTTAAGCAGATGCGGTAAATACCGCGATATGTACTTTATCTGTAAACTTCTATAAAGTACATTTGCGTAAAGATGATTACGTATTTGTAACTGCTTTTAGAATCACACAATTACATGGGAATATGCAAGATTCACCTAGCTGACTTCATCAACTCTTTAATACCAGTAATACTGTTCTTCGTAATATCCCGCCTGTGTATTTTTTTCCTAAGAATGAAAATTATGAACTTTTTCCCAGACAATTGATAGAAGTTCCTGGTGCGAAACAAAAGAACAAATCAAGTTAAAACCTGATGAATAGCCAAGATCATTCACCCAGGTTTAAACACAATAATCGTACTGAAAAGTCATAAGTTTAGCTGCGATGAAGTTGGAACGAAAGATCATTGCAACTTCATCGCGGAGGAAACACAACGTTAGGGACTTCCAATTAAAAAAATCTTCAAAATGTGGGGTGCGTCAGTATGAATAATTTCTTGGTACAGGTAGTTTTTCTCGCACTGACGCACCCTACTAACCGTCAATTTGGAAGAATTGATTTCTTGGTTTTCCCTTATTTATAGCAGTAGCCATATAGATTAGGACATCCAACAATCCTAAAACCTTTACAATGAAAGGCTTTCAATTCTGTCACCTGTCACCTGTCACCTGTCACCTGCTATACCTGTGAGCAGCTAATTTTTTATTTCTACGACGGCGAGAAATACCTATTGCCGCACCCACTAACCCTAAACCAGTTAATGTAGCTGGCTCAGGAACCGTAGTAGTAAAAACACCACCAGAAAAACTGAGGTAGCCAGTTGAAGCACCACTTGTCAGTAGGGTATTTAGATCATCGACAGTAGTATTTAGTGCTTGGAAAGTAAATATTCCAGAGCCTTGAGTTTCTTCTCCAGTGGAGCTGG carries:
- the nblB gene encoding phycobilisome degradation protein NblB, producing MSITPESVRQSLSSEDLGDRLRAVNQIRDLEPAIAFELVQVAMVDSNSRVRYSAVSQFDTLGTQDLNLSLELLRGLLNDPEADVQAAAADCLGALKLHAAFEDLQQLYNTTSEWLVQFSIIATLGELGDPRSFELLTQALASNVELVQTAAISSFGELGDVNAVPLLAPYATNPDWQIRYRVAQALGRLGGAEAKSILETLADDEVEAIATEAKKSLQSV
- a CDS encoding PEP-CTERM sorting domain-containing protein (PEP-CTERM proteins occur, often in large numbers, in the proteomes of bacteria that also encode an exosortase, a predicted intramembrane cysteine proteinase. The presence of a PEP-CTERM domain at a protein's C-terminus predicts cleavage within the sorting domain, followed by covalent anchoring to some some component of the (usually Gram-negative) cell surface. Many PEP-CTERM proteins exhibit an unusual sequence composition that includes large numbers of potential glycosylation sites. Expression of one such protein has been shown restore the ability of a bacterium to form floc, a type of biofilm.), producing MMIASKPQFLKAAVATLAALPVAAAGVFTSADSAQAAALKGSFFLIGDGLASFANNGDSLNFLAPNTFTINPAASSGSFTTFTSGTVGNIISFLADTATNPFVDLGGGNTFTVTSASYVVGGTPTSTLSPIDVTVRGFFTSSTGDLSGGEGLLTLQAIGSKPAVEAAIASNLLPGVTYSGVYLATVPEPATMLGLGVVGAAMFAANRRKKVAQ
- a CDS encoding CBS domain-containing protein; amino-acid sequence: MPKTVADIMSPEPIVVRPDTPLQEAIQILAERRISGLPVVDDVGKLLGIISETDLMWQETGVTPPAYIMFLDSVIYLKNPAVYERDLHKALGQIVGEVMSKNPVTITPDKTVKQAAQLMHDRNVHRLPVLDSIGKVVGILTRGDIIRAMAASQD